From the genome of Globicephala melas chromosome 14, mGloMel1.2, whole genome shotgun sequence, one region includes:
- the OLIG3 gene encoding oligodendrocyte transcription factor 3: protein MNSDSSSVSSRASSPDMDEMYLRDHHHRHHHHQESRLNSVSSTQGDMVQKMPGESLSRAGAKAAGESSKYKIKKQLSEQDLQQLRLKINGRERKRMHDLNLAMDGLREVMPYAHGPSVRKLSKIATLLLARNYILMLTSSLEEMKRLVGEIYGGHHSAFHCGTVGHSAGHPAHAANAVHPVHPILGGALSSGTASSPLSAASLPAIGTIRPPHSLLKAPSTPPALQLGSGFQHWAGLPCPCAICQMPPPHLSALSTANMARLSAESKDLLK, encoded by the coding sequence ATGAATTCTGATTCGAGCTCTGTCTCCAGCAGAGCTTCATCTCCGGACATGGATGAGATGTATCTGAGGGaccaccaccaccgccatcaccaccaccaggaGAGCCGTCTCAACTCGGTCTCGTCCACGCAGGGCGACATGGTGCAGAAGATGCCCGGGGAAAGCCTTTCGCGGGCCGGCGCCAAAGCCGCGGGCGAGAGCAGCAAGTACAAAATCAAGAAGCAGTTGTCGGAGCAGGACCTACAGCAGTTGCGGCTGAAGATCAACGGACGCGAGCGCAAGCGGATGCACGACCTGAACCTCGCCATGGACGGGCTACGCGAAGTCATGCCCTACGCTCACGGGCCCTCGGTGCGCAAGCTCTCCAAGATCGCCACTCTCCTGCTGGCCAGAAACTACATCCTCATGCTCACCAGCTCCCTGGAGGAGATGAAGAGGTTGGTTGGTGAGATCTACGGGGGCCACCACTCGGCCTTCCACTGCGGGACTGTGGGCCACTCGGCCGGCCACCCAGCGCACGCCGCCAACGCCGTGCACCCGGTGCACCCCATCTTGGGAGGCGCGCTCTCGTCCGGCACCGCCTCGTCCCCGCTGTCCGCCGCCTCGCTGCCCGCCATCGGCACCATCCGGCCTCCCCACTCGCTGCTCAAGGCGCCCTCCACCCCGCCCGCGCTGCAGCTGGGCAGCGGCTTCCAGCACTGGGCCGGGCTGCCCTGCCCCTGCGCCATCTGCCAGATGCCGCCGCCGCACCTGTCCGCTCTCTCCACCGCCAACATGGCCCGGCTGTCGGCCGAGTCCAAGGACTTGCTCAAGTGA